TGTAATTGACTTTCTAAAGACCTTTGTCTCATTAGATTTAAGTATCTTTATATATCCACATTTAGGACATTCCATTACTGGGACATTATCTCGTAATCTGGTAATCATAGTTGAACCACATTTGGGACAAAAATACGTAGTCTCATCCCTACAAAATACTTCCTATTCAATTTTATTTCTACAACAGTTATAAACTTTATCTACAGGAAACTACATTACTTATGTATAGAAGGTGCTATAGGTATTTAGTATATCAGCACTCAAGACCTCTATCACCAATCATATGTTCCGAGCTCATCATATCTATCTATATAGACTATTATTAAAAATCATACAAAGCTTATAATTCTTATAGTAGCTAAGATAGTTTAGTATCTGCATAATATATAGTTTAGAATTCAATTGGGATAATCATGAAATTCCTATCATTATATGAAGTTAGTCAGATAATAAATAGATGTGATGCCATTATAGAGGTTGTAGAAGCTAGAAATCCAATAAGTCTAATTGATACTAGGATTGAGAAAATTGCTAAAAGAATGGGTAAGGAGATTATATTAGTTCTCAGTAAAAGTGATTTAGTACCACGAAATATTTGTCTTGAATGGCAAGAATACTTTAGAGATAGAGGTATTGTTGCAATATGCTTTTCTACGGTGATTAAGAGTAGTATAAGTAGATTCAAAAGATTTTTAGTAGAGCATATTGAGAAAAGACCTGCTTATTACCTCCTAATAGGCTATCCTAAAGTTGGTAAATCCTCTATAATCAATGCTCTAAAAGGCTATAAATCAGCTCCTACAAGTCCTTATCCAGGTTCTCCAGGATATACAAAAGGTGTCCAACTCTATTTAATAACTCCAGGAATATATATTATCGATACCCCTGGTGTATTGCCCCCTATAACTAATGATATAGAGGTTACTATAAGAAGACAACCTATAGAAATGATTGAAAACCCTGTTAAAATTGCAATAACATTGATAGAGAGAATACTTTCATTTGATGTAAATACATTTAGAAATATATATAGAGTTCATTCAACAGAACCTATAGAGATTTTAAGAGAATTAGCATACAAAAAAGGCTGGCTTATGAAAAAGTATCGCGAACCTAATATAGATGAAGTTGCTAGAAATATAATTAGAGATTACTTAAACGGAAAAATACCTTTCTATACATCACCTAGAAGCATTTTAGATGATGTTAAAGTCTTTAAGCCTAAGTAATATTCTATTCATATATCTTTCCTCTAGACTATAGCTCTTCATTAATTTACTTATAATATCCTTACTTATTACTCTATCCTTGGAATATCTCTTCCTAACCTCGTAAACTATTCTTGAAATCTTATCATCAACACTCATATTAGAGATTATAGCGCTTTCTAAAGATTCTCCTAAAAATCTTACTCTCATTACAATATCTACTATCTTATTTAATTCATTAGGTACACCTATAGCACTTGATCCTAGTCTTATAGACTTACTCTTTATATCTAAATTGTTAAGAGCTAAAAGCATACTAGTTGCATAGGGTCTAGAGAATTTTCTATCCACAATTCCTCCAATAATAAAATAATCATTGGATAGTATATCCTGAGAAGTTAGTGCTTCATCTGCATAAGGATCTAATAGTACTGCTCTTTCTAATTCTATCGTCTTATAAAGAGAATCATCATAGCATATTCTTGCTAGGGTAGAAATCTTGTTTAGTAATGGATTAAAGTATAGTGGCATATTAACAATAGCTATATGTAAATCTGTTAACCATAGCCTAATAGTGTTAATAGCTAATACCAATTGTTTTACGAGAACCTTTAACTCCATATCGTGATGCAATTCAAAAAGACTAAGATCCACTATAATCAAAGGTTTCATAGGCATTATAAGCTTTAGATACCTCGCTATAGTCTCTGTTACATCATTAAAACACTCTTCATCTCTATCAATAACACAGTATTCAAATTCTCTAAAATTCTTTACTTCATATAATATTGTTACTCCATTAAAACTCCACATCGGATTCCCATAAACACTCTTTCTACATACTCTAACCTTATTTAGTAGTATAGCATTAGCTAAAACATGAAGCACCCTATCTCCTCCACCAACATTCTTTGTAATATATTTTTTAATTACCTTTCTACTCAAAACAATATGATCTATTCCTAGTATTTTTAGTGAATTCGAAAAACTTTTAGCAACTATATCTATACTCATACACTTATTAACATTACGAGCAGAGATAAATTAGCTTGTTGAAACAGCTTCCATATTGCCTACATTACTACCTGTAGTAAACGACTCTTCCTTTTCACCAACAACAATAGTAAATTTATTACCATTTAGTAAAGCACTAAGAATTTTCTCACCCTCTTTAGAAAGTCTATATAACCTATAGTTTCCACGCACATATACAACTTCTATCAAACCTAGAGCCTCAAGTATATGAAAAGCTGCTAAAACCTCATATCTAGGTAATCCTGTAGCTGATATAACATCACTAGGAGACGCTATCCTATCTTTTAAAGCACTTAAAATTGATCCCAATTTCTCCTTTGAGGACATCTATTTCACCTATTCTAAGTTAATTATGGTAGATAGACATATTTTAAATAAAGAGACATTTAAAAGAATTGAGAAGACAATATATAACACTAGATTATATAGGGACTCTATTGAAATATAGAGACATAAACATTATAGAATTTAGGAAAAGTATCTTAAGCCCATTAACAAGAGTAAAAACATATTCATTCCAGCCTAACAAAACATTAATATATCTAGATAACACTAACTCATTATTGGCACATCCCTATATTCAATACATAGATAGTGCTAATACCCTTATCTTCTCCCTAGCACCATTTACACTACAAAACAAAAACACTATAAGCCTATATAACATAGTACTTGATCAACTATCAAGCAATAGCATAGATATTGAATGTGATAGATGTAAAGCATTTTTACTCAACGGTAATTCTATTCTCATAGTTGATAATATAACTAAACAGCCATTAAAAATAGCTATAGGTTCGTATTCCAAGGGAATAGAAATACAAGATATAGATCCATCTATATCATTATCTCTTGAAGCTCTCTATCCATTCTATGAATTTAGCTATCTTACATCAAGTACAAATAACCTAATATATAAGGTAACCTTTAAACATGATTCTCTAGACATCAAAGAATTCATTAAATGTAAAAATATTAAGAATGCTGTTTATGGAAAAAACAAAGTAACGATATGTTCCAATGACCCTGACAACCTTCTACTAATAACTAATGGCATCTATAGCACTGAATATAGTATCCAAAAGAATACAGAGGATGTTAAACCTATAGACATTAAAATATTTACAAATAGCATCTATATAAAATTTGATACCATAGGCGGATTTATCTTCAAAAAAGATGGTGACATAACTAGAATAGGATTATCTAGAGAGTTTGAGCCCTTAGGAATATTCGAAGATGGTAACATCATTGGAATTACTCACGATACATTGTCTATTGTTAATATAGAGAAAAACTCTATTACTACTATTGCAAAAATTAATACAAATAATCTTATAGATTTATACATAGACGAATATAACAATAGAATATCAGCTACATATAAAGATCATATAACATTATTCGATATTAATGAGAAGCCCATTTTTATAGAGATACCATGTATAAAACCATTACATAGTATACCTATAGACAATTACTTGATAGTATTTCTACAAAATGAAATTAGAATCTATCTTATAGATAAAACTAGCAATAGAATATACTTTGAGCATATAGCAACACTACCAAGAAATTTAATTCATTGTACGGGTGTTTCGAGAACTAATATAATATGTATTGATCGTATTGGAAGATTTATTCTAGCTAATGTTGAAAAACTCATAAAGTTATTGAACTCTTTATCGAGTATTAAGATTATTAGAAGCCATCATTCTAATATCTCTACAGTATTAGCCCCGGACTACATGCCCATTACACCCATAAAATTTGGTTATCATCAAAACATTGACTATAAAGTTCATAGATTAGATAGCTTTAAGGCAATTATAATGATAAACCATGAAGAAACTAAGATTAAGGAAACTTCTATGGAAATAGATGGAGTCTTCAGCCACATAAATACCACTATAAAACTCGATGACAATACTAGAATTATTGATAGTTATAGAAACATAAAGATTTTACATAAAATCAATGTCATGAATACTGAATACCTATTCCTAGATCCTCCACTCAATAGCAATACCATAGTAATACCACTAGCAAATATAAGAGATGTGAAAGTTGTGAAACCATCTATCATCAAAATATCTAAAGATAGAAATAGCTTAAGATGTGTTGTAGCCATAGCAAAGGAGTTGAAAGGCGTTAGATTTGGTATGCTTATGGAGAATAGCGATAACAATAACATTACCGATATTAGCAATATTGTAAAAATGTTTTCCAATAGAATCTGCATAGAGAAATTAGATTTAATTGAAGCTAAAATCTTTTGTTCAAATTCTATACATACACTCAAATCTGGATGTATAGCTCTAGATAAGTGTCACAATCTCCTTGCAATACATCTAGTAATTCATATAGATGGAAATAGCATAGAAATCCCCCTACCTCTTGATAAATTTGTCAAAGCTAGAAATATCTATTATGAAGATAAACCAAGTTTAAATCTGTTACATACCAATGAATTTATAATAACTATACCTACGACATGTATATCTATAGACAATCCTATGATAATATTTGAAGAAAATTCAATAATATTTTCTATTAGACTGACAAATAAATGTAATAACATATACATAAACATATTAACATCAAAAAATAATTCCTATCTCTTATCACCACAAGAGTCTAAAGCTATCAATATTAAAATAGATATCAATACACTGATTAGAGGATATGAATATCTAGCAATAATAGAACCTGGAGGAAACAAAATTCTTTTATTTAACATCCCATTAGACTACATTATTGCTCTTAGTACTAAAACCGCTTTAAAAATGCTTAATCTTTTGGGACTTAAACATTGATCATAGATTACATAACTACACTTATATACAAATTCATCAACAGATTTTATACTAGAGCCTCTAATGTTAGATGCAATATTATAAAACCTGGTATATATAAATGTAGCAATGGAGAAAAAGAGCAAATCCTTGCTCTTTTCACCTTTACTAATAGTATGCATATAGAAGATCTAAGTAATGAAGATGTAGTATATATATTAAGGAAACTTCTGAATTCTCTATATATACAAGGCTGTAGAGTTTCCATATATACATCCCTAGAACCTGTGGATATAGAGAAATATTTATCTGAGTTAAATAGGAAACTACAAATGAAATTAATAGAACTTGAACTAGATAAAGCTAATACTAAGCTAAGAAGTGATGTTGAAAGAATTATTGAAACTAAACGTAAAATACTTAGGAATATACCTCCTATATCCATAGAAAACATTGTAGCACTAACATGTAAGACAGATAAGGAATACATACTCTTGAATGCTATTGAAAAAATACCCTCAGCATTGAAATCCGCATTTGGTATCAATACTAAACCAGTAATAGATATGTTCCTGGCATCATCAATAGCCAATTTTTGTACTACAAAAACATTTACCATCTAGAAAAATATTATTAGATTCTGCCATATATCTATATCCTCTATTAACTACAGACGGAGATATAGATAATAGAAATGAAAATTGTATATATCTAGGCATAAACCCTGAACTTGGAAACAGAATAACATGGTGTATTAACCAGACATTTACAGCACACGCCTTTATAGTAGGACCAAGTGGTTCAGGTAAAACAATTTCATTAGCAACTATAGCATCTAGATTCAACAATACATTCAGATCTAAAGTAATAGTGTTTGATATTAAAGATGAATATAGGTTTCTTCTAAAACTATTTAACTTAGAACATAAATATGTAGATCTATTAAAAACACCTATACCACTATGTTATTGTAATGAAGATAAAGATTCAACTGAAAAAAGAATAAATATGTTTATCAACATAGTCTCTAAGGCATACTCAATATCTCCTATGAATAGAAGATTCTTACGAGAGTATCTACATTATTTATGTAGTCATTGTTTACCAATAGAAACTCTATATGATATAGAGCATATTGATAGTTCATTAGGCGATGTTATAAACGATATAGCATCTAGTTTCGCTATATACACTGAAAAATCTTTTGATCCATTAATATATATGACGAATAATAACATCATATTTAATTTAAAATCCTTATTTCTAAGAAGTAGAGCTCTTAGTGCTATAACCATATTCTATATAATGACTCAATTATTATCAACTCAAAGTATAGCAGTAAATACCCCTCCAAGATATGTAATAATATTAGATGAACTATGGTATATAGTTCCTCATATTATCGATGACCTAATCAATATGTTATCAAGATACTCAAGAAGCTATGGAATATCAATACTTATGTCAACACAGAATATTGATGACATTAATCCATATACCGATGCTATTATAGGAAACTGTGGTATGATCTTAGCACTTTCATCACAGTCATATAGTTATTGGCTTAGAATCAGTAGATATTTAAATATATCGAAACGAATGATAGAAAAAGCATTGAAATTCTCTGACCAGGGTACTGGAATTATTAGGGTATATCCCTACTATACACCAAGTCTAATATATATAGATCCTTTGGAGAGTGATGCATAATATTAGATATTAAAATATACATTCATTAATTGATCATTATTTAGCCTAAAGCCTTAAGTTGTGTGTTGAAACAAAACAGATTCCTATTTCTACTTCTCTCTACCAAGATCTTCATATATCTCCTTAGGAGCGATTAGCCTAGCACCACGACTAGCTTCATGTCTCTTCTTAAGCTTTCTCTCCTTGTACTTCTTCCTCCATTTATGTTTATGTGTTTCCTTAAGTCCTCTTAGAGATATCAATCCTCTCATCTTTCTACCTGCAGATGTCTTTCCTCTAAAGACTCTCCCTCTCTGACTTGGGTGTGTTATCCAATTTAGGTCAGGATCATTTATTATTGCTGGATGATGTGGGTCTACTAGTATAACTTCATAGAATTTATAGAGACCATCCTCCCCAACATAATAACTGTTTAACACTTCAAGATTTCTATATTTTCTAGCTGCTCTTTCTTCTGCTATTAATCTAAGACTCTTCCTTGGGGCATGGCCATAAATACCCATTCTCTTTGGTCTTCTACCAGATCTTGGACGAGGCTTTCTAAGTCCTCCTTTTCTAACTCTTACTCTAACAACAATAATACCTGGTTTGGCTTTATATCCAAGTCTTCTAGCTCTATCTATTCTTGTTGGTTTCTCTATTCTAACAATTGATGGCTCTCTACGCCATTTAATCAATCTTTGCTTCATTAGTAATCCATGCTCACCTTCATATGGGCGTTTCCATAGGAGTGCCATATAGGCGTACATAGATTTAGCCATATCCTTCTCCTTAATATATCTTCACTTCTAGATACTTTCACTAAAATCTTAACAGATTTTAAGCTGTAATGAATATTCTTACTTAGGATAGGTGAAGAATTATAGCTCCTCCAAAAATAACAATAGGATTACTGGGTAAGACAAATGTGGGTAAGTCAACATTCTTTTCTGCAGCTACAATGATTCCCGTAAAAATTGAGAATAGACCTTTCGTAACACTAGAGCCACATGTAGGAATCTCCTATGTCAGAAAACGCTGTATTCATCCAGATCTAGGATTACCAAAATGCACTCCTGTAAATTCTCTGTGTATCAGAAATGAACGATTTATCCCTGTAACACTTGTTGACCTCCCTGGACTTGTTAAAGATGCACACAAGGGCAGAGGACTTGGTAATAAGTTCCTAGATGCAATAAGGCAAGCTGATGCCCTAATCCATGTTGTTGATGCCTCTGGTTCTACAGATGAAGATGGTAGAACTGTAAAGCCTGGGTTTAGAAATCCATTAGAGGATATCATAACTATAGAACATGAATACGAAGAGTGGATGTATACAATAATTTCACGTGATTGGCAAAGATTTGCAAGAGCTCTAGATACTATGAATCCTAGCGAAGTTGTAGAAGCTCTTGCACAAAGGTTATCAGGTTTATCGATCCGAAGAGAACATGTAGCTAAAGCTTTAGCTATTAGTAAACTTGAGAATACAAAACCTTCAAGTTGGAGAGAAGAAGAGCTTAGGCTTTTTATACATAGCTTAAGGGTTATAGCCAAACCAATAATTATAGCTGCTAATAAGATAGATATACCTGAAGCAAGAGACATATTGAAGGAGCTATATAGAGAACTAAGTGATAGAATAATAGTACCTGTAACATCTTTGGGAGAGCTTCTTCTAAGGAGATTAGTAGAGAAGGGAGCTATAGAATATCTACCTGGAGATAATACATTTATCATTAAGGATAGCTCTAAACTTACACAACAAGAGCTAAAGGCATTGTCAATAATTGAAGAAATATTTAAAATCTATGGTGGAACAGGTGTACAGAAGGCTATAAATGAAACTGTTTTCACAGGTCTTAATATGATTGCTGTATATCCTGTTGAAGATCCAAATACATATACAGATAAGAAAGGAAACATCTTACCTGATGTTTATCTTGTGCCCCAGGGAACTAAGGCTATAGATCTTGCATATATGGTTCATACAGATCTAGGTAAAGCTTTTCTATATGCTATAAATGTTAGAACAAAACAGAGGTTAGGAAAAGAATACATACTTAAAGATAATGATGTGATAAAGATTGTTGCAGCTACTTAATAGGTGATTAAAGTGAGAAGAGATATAGAGGTTACAGAGATAACTATAACAACGCATTGTCATGCCACAGAAGATATAGAGAAGGTGAAGAAGGCTTTTTTAAATGTAATTCCAAGAGAATTACATGGATCTACAAAGATAGATATTGAGGTTTTACACGGATATTATGGAAATCCTATCACCAAACTTAAATCGAGATTTAAAAATAATGAAGCTATACAAGTTCTAAAACATATATTATCACTACTTAGTAAATCCGATATTTCCTATATTTTATCATCTCTTGAATTAAGATATTATAAGAAAAGCAATAAGATCTATCTTAGATTGGATAAACAAGCGGCATACCTAGGTAGATTAGCATTATATGAAGGAGATGATGCTATAGTAGTAGAAATTTCCTTCTCGGTATTAAAATCATTAGAGGCTGTTAAAGAATACATAAATAGATTGTATATGGAGCTTCAAAATGTTGATAGATCTATTTCTAGCAGTTGATAATTGTAAAGAACTTTTAAAGTATTTAGCTATTGAAGATTCAGCATATATTATAGGGTTAAATAGAAATGTATTGGAATGTCTTATAGATCTACAGCCAAAGGATAGAGATATTGTCCTCATTCCAAGAGCTATTATGGAGATTTCCAATGAGAATTTAGATTATGTGTTAAAAAATACTAGGTATAGCATCCTAGGACTCATACCACAGGAGTTATCAGTTGCAAGAAGATTAGCAAAAATAAAAAGGACTCTTACTTTAGTTAATAATCCAAATAATATAAAGTTTATGAATGAAGAACAAGTAAACTTCATGGCTCAATCTCCCTCAAAGAAATTCATAGAGATACATCTTCTTGGATATATGAAATTGATAGTAAAGAGTAGTAGTACTGTTGAAAAACTACTTAATACTCTAGGTAATACTATTGAAAATGCACTTAAGCTAGATGTTGGTATAGTGGTGTCCTCTGCTAGTACCTATAAAGATTTAATACTTCCTATACATATGGATGTCTTTCTATATGCATTAGGTTTTACTAAGCGTGAAAGAAGATTAATTTTAGAGGTATATCCTATGGAACTTCTAGATATTTGGATGAAAAATGGAGTTGATTAATATGCTAATGGACTTACTTCCACTGATTCTCTCCATAGTAGCTATAGCTATTGCCATCATATCTATAGTAACAATCAGATATATTTATAGATATTTGTACAACCTTTTAGAGGAATTAGATATCTCTACAATCATTTCGAGGAAGAAGAGTAAAAGAGTTAAGAGGTATATTGCGATAAAAATTTTGTGTCCTGAGGAAACAGATATTGTTACCTATATTAAATCTCTCTCAAGAGATATCAATGAATTATTAGGACCTATAGGAAGAATTAGGTGTGGAGTTACATTAATATCTTTTAGAGCTGATAAGAGGAGAGCTATATTAAGGGTAGTGGGTTATAGTGAGTGTGTTAAACATGTTCTTCTAATATTATCAATACAACATCTATTAAAAAATCAATGCATTGCTATTCCCATTAAAACTTCAGGGCTTTTGACAAGGATTAGAAAATTTGTTGGGTATAAGTAGATAGTAATCTATTTAGAGGGTCTTATTTCTAATTTATCAATCAATTCATTGAGTAGCTTCAATGCCTTAAAATAGTTCTCTTTACCCATATCTGTTAGCCTATATAATGTCTCTCCACCAATATTCTCCCTTTTCAGTAACCCTTCGGAGGTCATCCCATAAATAACCCTATATACAGTTATTGTAGAGGGTTTAAATCTAAATCTTTCTTCAATTTCCTTCTTAATATCATATGCTTTAAGTGGTTCATTTTCCAGTAGTACTCTTGCTATATATAGCCATAATACCTCTATGGTAATCTTTCTTTTTAGTCTTCTTAGAGCTCTTGAACTCATTTTTCTACACAAATCCTTTAGATCTAAATATAAAGACTTATATATTTCTCTGGAGAAATATTTCTGGGTGTAAATATGATTAGAATTGGAATTATTGGTGTAGGAAATATAGCATCAATGTTAATACAATCTATAGAATATTATAAGAATAATCATGGCATCCCCGGAATAATACATGAGATAATTGGCGGCTATAAGGTAGGAGATTTGGATGTGGTCTATGCTATTGATATATCAAGGGAAAAGGTAGGTAAGGATATTTCTGAAGCAATATTTGCAAGACCTAACATTACACCAAAATTTGTTGAAATGGATAAGAAAGGTGTTATAGTTAGAATGGGTAGGATTTTAGATGGTGTAGCAGACCATATGATCGAAGATTTTATGCCTGCTAATGAAAAAGAGCCATCGATAGAAGAGCTTGTGAATGAACTTAGAGATGCTAAAGTTGATGTGTTAATAAACTTGTTACCTGTAGGAAGTGCACAAGCCTCTAGATTCTATGCTAAGGTTGCCGCTATGGCAGGTGTAGCATTTATTAACTCTATACCAGAATTCATAGCCAGTGATAAGGAGTATTGTAAGCTTTTCGAAGAAAATTCATCGCTTATCCTAGGAGATGATATTAAAGGTCAACTAGGTTCAACTATTGTTCATAGAACTCTGGCAAGCCTAATATCTATGAGAGGTGGTGAGATTGTAGAATCATATCAATTAAATATTGGTGGAAATACAGACTTTAAGAATATGGTTGATATCTCTAGACTTACAAGTAAGAAGATAAGTAAGACTATGGCCGTGGCATCTACACAGCCAAGTCCAGAGGAAATAGCAGAAAAGATTTTTGCAGGTCCCAGTGGATATATTCCATTTCTTGGAAATACAAAGGTATCATATATCTATATAAAAGCTAAGATGTTCATGGGACTACCTGTAACAATAGATCTAAAGTTAACAGTAGATGATAAGGCTATGGCTACACCAATACTCATAGATGCTATAAGAATTGCAAAGGTATTAAAGGATAGAGGTATCTATGGTTGTCCTGATTGGGCTTCTGCACCCTACTTTAAACATCCTCCAAGGCAGGCTAAAAGCGATGAAGAAGCATTGCTAAGGCTATATATGAAACTTGAAAATCTTGGCATAGAGATCTATCCAAAACGTTTACCAATACTAGACCTACTATCATTAAAGCTATAACGATATTCTATAGCTCCAAATATATTCTAATTAATTATATTAAGCATTGCAACAATATATGATGAACCACTATATTTTGTGCTTATTATTCCTCTAACAATAAATAATTCTAAGAGATGATGAAGCCGCTCCAATCATTGCAAGAACTGTGATGAACCTGCGACGAACTGATTCTTGAACAGTCTCCCAACTTCCCTAGCTATGGCACTATATGTTTATTAGAGAGGAGCTTAATGTAAAAACAAAGTGTTTAGTAAGATAATAGATCTTGGATAAGAAAAAGATTGTGTAAAATATATGAGGTTGGAGTAGACTAGCTAGTTTATAAAATCTATTCTATAGATATAGGATGGTAATGTACCGTGAATAATCTTTATCTTGTTTACGACTATATCTGATATGCTATCAATAACTCTTTGTGTTACTCTTATAGCTGATGTTATAAATACAGCTCTTCTAAAGTTACTATCCTTGAGTATCTGTAATAGTTTTAGATATAGATCAAAAAGCTTACCAGGCTTCATTCTATGTCCATATGGAGGATTAAATATAGCTAAATCTATCTGTACACCAAATTCATGTTCAATTGATTTTATTATCGGTATTACTTCTAATGCATTCCTAGAGATAAATAGTGTTATATCGTCTACTCCCATATTCTTAGCATTTATAATAGCTCCCTCTACAAACTTAGGATTGATGTCTATCCCTATATACCTTCTATCAACATCAATATTAGGTCTATCTCTACATAATCTCTTAATATGTTCCACTACTTCAGCATGTATTCTTTCAAGAACCTTTATATTTATAGCATTAATATTGATACAAGGAACCTCTACCCCTTTAGCAATTAACGCTGCCTCTATTGGTATAGTTCCACTGCCACACATAGGATCAACAATACCAATTTCAGGTCGCCATTCTGCATATCTAAGCATAGCCGCTGCTATAGATGATTTGAGAGAAGCTGGATGATAAAACAATCTATTTCTTATATGTAGAGATCTTCTAGTAAGTGCTAAACCCACTAAGAGTCTATCATTGTTTAACTCAGTATATATCTCGATATCTGGATTATCTAGATTCACCTTTAGCCTAACTCCTCTAGAAGCCATATAGCTATCTATAACAGCTTGACCAGCAACTCTAGCAATATCTATACTTGTAAATGTGTGTTGCCCTATCCTTTCTGATCTAATAGCAAAACTTTCATGAGGATATATAGTATGTGAAAAGTCTATAGATCTAATAACATTATAGATCTTGTCAAGAGAATCAATATTGTTGGAGATGAATAGAAGAAGATATATATTATTAACTATCCTAGATCTAAATACATTTGCAATTCTATCATTAGAAATTGTTATAAAGACTCTACCAGGAAACATATAGTAATTATCAATATCTACAAGACTAGATATTTCATCAAGAAGCAACGTCTCTAAACCTGTATCACATGTTAATAGCAATGTTACTTTGTCAGACAGCCACCGCCACCTCATCACTCGGGAGCGGTCGGGATTAACATCATCCACATCAATATCTCAAATCTGTAATAGTGCGGGGGGTGGGATTTGAACCCACGCAGGCCTTCGCCAGCGGGTCTTAAGCCCGCCCCCTTTGACCTAGCTCGGGCACCCCCGCACACTAATATCTTTAATGTCTCTCTGTATCTCTGAGTTTATAAGTATTGTGAAGAAGGTTTATGAGTTTTATTAGCCATTAACATTTTATAACACTTCTCGATAATTATTAAATTTCAAAGTACTCCCTCCCAATAATAAATAATAGGAATTCCTAAATCTGTACTTTGAATTTTGTTGAATACATAGGTATATGAAGAAGTATAGATAAAGTGGAGAAAATATAGAGACACTAAATTTCGTAATGTCTATGTCTACAAAAACTAAGAATGTTGTTAAGACTTCATACCTATACCTTTGTA
Above is a genomic segment from Ignisphaera aggregans DSM 17230 containing:
- a CDS encoding Myo-inositol-1-phosphate synthase (COGs: COG1260 Myo-inositol-1-phosphate synthase~InterPro IPR002587:IPR013021~KEGG: sai:Saci_1419 inositol-1-phosphate synthase~PFAM: Myo-inositol-1-phosphate synthase; Myo-inositol-1-phosphate synthase GAPDH domain protein~SPTR: Q4J8Y2 Inositol-1-phosphate synthase~PFAM: Myo-inositol-1-phosphate synthase) is translated as MIRIGIIGVGNIASMLIQSIEYYKNNHGIPGIIHEIIGGYKVGDLDVVYAIDISREKVGKDISEAIFARPNITPKFVEMDKKGVIVRMGRILDGVADHMIEDFMPANEKEPSIEELVNELRDAKVDVLINLLPVGSAQASRFYAKVAAMAGVAFINSIPEFIASDKEYCKLFEENSSLILGDDIKGQLGSTIVHRTLASLISMRGGEIVESYQLNIGGNTDFKNMVDISRLTSKKISKTMAVASTQPSPEEIAEKIFAGPSGYIPFLGNTKVSYIYIKAKMFMGLPVTIDLKLTVDDKAMATPILIDAIRIAKVLKDRGIYGCPDWASAPYFKHPPRQAKSDEEALLRLYMKLENLGIEIYPKRLPILDLLSLKL
- a CDS encoding putative RNA methylase (COGs: COG0116 N6-adenine-specific DNA methylase~InterProIPR002296:IPR004114:IPR000241:IPR002052:IPR 000568~KEGG: kcr:Kcr_0662 putative RNA methylase~PFAM: putative RNA methylase; THUMP domain protein~SPTR: B1L4N5 Putative RNA methylase~PFAM: Putative RNA methylase family UPF0020; THUMP domain) produces the protein MDDVNPDRSRVMRWRWLSDKVTLLLTCDTGLETLLLDEISSLVDIDNYYMFPGRVFITISNDRIANVFRSRIVNNIYLLLFISNNIDSLDKIYNVIRSIDFSHTIYPHESFAIRSERIGQHTFTSIDIARVAGQAVIDSYMASRGVRLKVNLDNPDIEIYTELNNDRLLVGLALTRRSLHIRNRLFYHPASLKSSIAAAMLRYAEWRPEIGIVDPMCGSGTIPIEAALIAKGVEVPCININAINIKVLERIHAEVVEHIKRLCRDRPNIDVDRRYIGIDINPKFVEGAIINAKNMGVDDITLFISRNALEVIPIIKSIEHEFGVQIDLAIFNPPYGHRMKPGKLFDLYLKLLQILKDSNFRRAVFITSAIRVTQRVIDSISDIVVNKIKIIHGTLPSYIYRIDFIN
- a CDS encoding transcriptional regulator, PadR-like family (KEGG: dka:DKAM_0910 transcriptional regulator, PadR-like family~SPTR: B8D555 Transcriptional regulator, PadR-like family~PFAM: Transcriptional regulator PadR-like family); this translates as MSSRALRRLKRKITIEVLWLYIARVLLENEPLKAYDIKKEIEERFRFKPSTITVYRVIYGMTSEGLLKRENIGGETLYRLTDMGKENYFKALKLLNELIDKLEIRPSK